ATATTTTAACTGGAAAGACAACTCCCTGAGGTTCATTCGGAGCTTGTGGTAATTTATGATAATCGTTAGTAATTGGGTTCCAAACGAATAATAGTTCAGGATCAGACTGGAGGCAAATCAATCCATTACAAGAACCAAGGATTGTAATGTAATATTTCCAGTAGTGAAATGGACAGTGATATTCAACAGACATATCAAATGTAACATCATCTCCAGAGATTTTGTAATCAAGTGAAGGAAATGAAGCAGAATAAGGTTCGTCCCTTGAATAGTACTTGGTTGGTTCTTGTTTTGTAAGGATGAGACTAGAATGATTCATTTGATTTGAATGCTCAACATGTAGTTTAATGAAATCAGGGTTCGTGAAATGATTGCACCAATTCTTGGATACACACCTGAATCGAATGATGGACTTAACTGGTAACCATGTGAGGATGGATGTCCATCAGAATCCCCTCCGGAAGTGATTTCCACTTCTCGATCATCATCACCGCTGCTGCTCAAGGCTAGGCTTTTTTTTACTTTAACATTTTTCTACCCTAATTGACTTTTAACATTTTCTTTATGGGCCGATTCTTCTCTTCTCCTTATTAAATGGGAGCCCAATGGTTCATGGGGTTGCCGGAGTTTGGGGGACTTCAGTCAATTCATTTTGACCAAGAGTCAGTACTCAGTAGTTCTTTGTATTCCCACGAGACTTTCCTTGTAACTGTATTTTGTTACAGCAGTTTAGTTACCtggttaaattggggcctatgccacttaattggggccgaTAACTACATGATAAAATAGGGTTATAGGGAGAAAATTCATAGAAGCCTcttatccaatatttatattaatgccCAATATACCCTAATTAGATTAGTGCTAATTCGGATTATTAAATAATCtttaatcaagttaatcctgaaaTTAACTTTCATCAATCGATaatcaaaacttgtaaaaaaatttaatttttactcgatccagaatcggtttatgttagtgcatttgtaaaccgattctgggttgagttttatGCTTAGGAAGATATAAACCCAGAATCGGAGTTTGATCAATACCCAAATAACCCGATTCCAAAAATCGGGGCTTTTgtaatgcacatgtaaaccgattatgcattactttcagaaacaaaatattcattacatagtttaggaaattagcccactacatatatataggactcagtatgggaattctagaatttgacacatcaaatgctcaTCAACGgacctccgagcacgtcggtacaacgtcgtatattctttgtggtgaatgaactttcttTCCCCGTTACGAATTCTTCATAGACCGTTGAAaagttccagctgaaattcaatgaattcttatatGTTAGTTTGTGAACTAGTGTAGTTGACATGGGTATAAAAATGATAGCATTAGtcactttttccctaagaggagctcgtggatgatagtggtacaccatatttctaactattACGTACTCTCGTATTGCGCCttttatgtagttgaatcgaaaATCCAAGTCTCTCCATTTTCGGTTATTGGGATTCgcggtacgcccgtaaaagaattctttaactctcttccaaaacattgaatggatttcattcggacgttcacggAACGTATTAGGAAAAgatttaacgagacacaaatATTCAAAGgtttcccattccattttctaggctaagtttgtgatgtgggagtggctcaaagaggttgtccttatatagatgaagtctcaacggcttttttttttgaattcaatCCAAACAATCGGGCTTTTgtaatgcacatgtaaaccgattctcaaagttacagaacttttcttcaccaaaatcggaatacatatttatacatgtaaaccgattctaaaagttacagaacttttctaATTAGCAATCAGATTACATATAGGTAGATGTAACCCGATTATGAAACTGAACGTTTGGGAAACAGTCAGAATCGGGTTACATATTTttatatgtaaaccgattctgacagaAATAATGCCAGGATCCTCCATTTTTTACACACacattaagtcattcataaactagaaaccagattaagtcattcataaaatAAGAgtgtaaccaaacataattcgacaataagtttaagacaagacGTAAGTGTTGACTCCATAATTGTCCATACTTAAAGTCATAAACATGAATAtaaccattcattcatgaacatccccaccacgaccacgtccaccgcTACTACCACGTCCACCACGTCCCCGTTTACCAGGTTGGGCGCTGCTCGATGCACCTCCAGACATATTTTTTTTGGGGGGGTGGGGGGTAGGGGGGGCTCTCTTCCTCTTTggctcctcctcatcatcatcatcatcctcctcctcctccctaTACTTTGCACCATCTTCTATATCTTCGAGACCgttcaattcatcaatcagcTTTTCATTGGCCTTCACATTTTTCCCTTCCCTGATTTCTAGCTTTGCTTGGGTTATCAAGTGTCCGACCCGTCTTCtctgtttcaatttcaaataacaaacattcaatatatAGTGATAAAACCGTTAACAAAATCAtaattgagtaacaatacgcACCAAGTATTCGAGAGccgtatctttgtcctctatcatgggcctctcatctactcgtatcactcgagtatgcgaaacattgaggtaccACGGCATGTAACCCGGAATTTCCTCGTCATCTGTTCGAGATGGACCAACCAAAGGATATTTTTGAAACGCTCTGTTATCCCAATTATCACATGATGGGAAAGGCCGGTGAACAATGACAATATCACTGTCATGCGCTTTGGTTTTTATCTCATTTAAGTTGAAATTCTTGTGCGCCTTTGGGATTTTTGTATGTAaccgcattgtcttgcgactctcgacgggttgtacattacatatcctcttgggtgaaacaaaggcccaTGATATTCACCTTGCTCTGGGCACCCAaccttctttctttttcctttatccaaagcctccttgtaaggatcaaagacaacatccttcgtcgtcaagttgtctaactggcgtctcaaattcagataatccattatttgtttCTTCGGATTACTTCTGTAGATGTACTTGTTTCTATAGTGCTCTCCATCCCAATCCTTGTTCTCAAAAGCCCTTTtagcaaatattgggaagtgcaaatatatccacgcctgcagaaaagccatattcccCCCGAGTTGGTTCCTTTGAGCcctagaagcctttctcaactccgtcaaagagtgtgcaaggatggcagtGCCCCAATAGTAATCCCGTATCTTGCCAAATGGTTGCAACAGTTGGATAAAGTTGGCGTTCACACAGGCACCGAAAACGTCGGGGAAGATAACAACTCCAAGGATATAGAGGACATAATGCATTGGCTGTGGCGATGATACGTTGCGGTGTCACCTCTTTTCCCTCAGTACGAAGCTTCTTTTTTCCCATAAAGTTGCTCCTCAGCttcgagagatggaatatcctctgctTTGCCTTGCCTACCAGCATCTCCTTCTTGGTCttctcctcatcccattggaacacttcCTTGGTCCACGCATAAATATTGTCCCACTCAAGCTCTTGCACGTACTCTTTGTGCTTCACGGctttaccttctatgcttagCCCGGTAGTGAAGTTCacatcatttggagttatcgtcatttcTCCAAAAGGAAGATGTAAAGTATCTGTTTCCCTGTAGTATCCCTCGgaaaaggcggaacaaagaggtCTGTTATAACCAAGGTGGCCCAAATTGTTGAACGCAGAAAGCAACCCCGTAGAATTGACTAGATCGACCACTTCCAGAACTTCTCCACTGGTTGATTCATCAACTATAAGTGGCCATTGCCTCATCTTACTTATTGACATTCCTGGCTTCATAAGACGAACGACATACTTGTGATCTTATAAAACCAAACAACCACGATGGAAAACAATCAAAACATTACACGGATGATAATGTTTACATTACATGGCACAAGGTTtaggtacttattatggtattgtAGACGACGCCGGCCCAACTTCCTTTGTAACCCCATAATACATTTCCTCCATCACCTGGTATCCCTAAAGGTGGATCATCAGGGCCGCGAGCAAACATCTTCAGCTCGTCGGGCATGTggtcacctttcttcttctttggaactTCTTTCTTCTTACCTTTTCCTTTAGGGTCTCCTTCTTGGTCTTGTTGTTCAACTTCTTGTTCTTGAACGACTTCTATTATCTCTTTATCACCTTCCTTGCCATCTTCTTCTTAGTCACATTCACtatcatcactttcactctcatcactttcttcttcaccaccttccttgtcacgttcttcttcatcactttcactctcatcactttcttcttaaCCACCTTCCTTTCCACCACTTTATTCCTCATTAACTCCCTCAtcacattcttcttcttcaacttgttTGTCACCATCTTCTTGTTCAATAGGTGTTTCGTAATCAGATTCTTCATGTGTTGGTTGCTCCGCTTGtggtggtgggtcattgatgatGATCCCTTTGGCTTTACTCCCCGTGCCCCTTGGGTTTCGAtgggaagcattcaaatttttaCCGTCTTTTCGACGAGGTCCCAAAGGCTTATGAGTAGCATGGTCatatttcttcttatatttcttttcggcttcATTTTTTTGCCTGTAAAGTACGGATTTAAGCGCAAAAAAACAATGGAATAGAATGCATTTTTAAAGTCAGGGTATATAATcagtttactcgatatacatatgaaATCCGATTCCAAacatataaaaaataataatcggATTTTTGCAAGTGCTAATGTAAACCGATTCAggaaatcggtttactcgatatacatataaagtccATTTCTGAACTAAACAATCGGTTTTTGTTGAGACATATGTAATCCGACTCCAACAAAATAAGATCCAGGAAGATTGGATACAACAATCAGGCTATTTATACACTAACGTTCCCCGATTCCTTTTCATATGCGGAACAATCGGACTATAAGTTTATGAACATAATCCGTTTGTAATAAGGATCGGGTTACTTCGTGATTAACGTAATCCGATTCTGTGAACactgaatttttttgatttccaaattctcgatttctaacctattgcatgttactaaaatctagtttagaggattgggtggATAGAAAAAtacctgattcgacccatttcctcCTCTTGTGCGATACGATCGGCTTCGGCTTGTTGTTGCACTTCCTTAGTTTTATTTTGAATTGCTTGACCAAGTCCGGGATTCTCGGCACTAGAATGATTTCTGTTAGTAGCATGCTTAGTTCTTGTTGGTTTCGACActttatggaagaaaaaaaacgattaatcgtttttgaaTCGTTCGCTCATCGAcgatttttggtttcaaaaaaatggaaaaagaggGAGTGGAGGAGATGAATCGGTTTTTATGttagaaataaaaattgatttttgttagttaggtttattaaggattgatggggataatttagtaatattaatatttttatgaGGGTAATTTTGATAGTTTACGTAAATATTAGACGCCCCTTATCATTGTGAATTGGGTAGATGAAGTAATCTATAAgccccaattaagtggtataGGCCTCGATTTAGCCAGGTTTAGTTACTGGAGTAGCTAATTATTTTGGCGGGGATTAATACATGAAATTGGCAAAGCAAGGGAAGTGTGGTGAGGAACTAACTGCACAAATATGGGCAAACtttaacaacttttttttttcttaatggtTCCACTTGTAAATTTTGGGTAAGAGTTTTTGTGTCAAATACAAGTTAATTTACTTGCAAAATTCATGGCATTGATGGtaacattcttcacttcttcgaCTTTGAATTCATCTTTTGTGAGTATAATTCCTACATCAAAAGTTCAGGTTGAAGCTCGATTTCGAACATTTATCGCGAAATCAATTTCATCATCGACTTCAGATTCCCAAGGAATCAATAGACCTTTTTTTAATGAATACGGTAGAATTTGCCATATAACAGATGAGAAAAAGTCAAAAGTTACTAAAAGTTCCAAGGATTTGGAAGCATTGTGGGACGACGGATATGGAACTAGAAGTGTACAAGACTATCTTGATATGTCGAGAGAAATGGTTAAAGAGACCGACGGTGGTCCGCCTCGATGGTTCTGTCCGGTAGAATGTGGAAATCCAATCAAGGACTCTCCTGTTCTTTTATTCTTGCCTGGTATGATGTTGTGTAGTAATGGAAAAGTATGAAATTCCTAAGTCTTCCATTTGATGATTGATTTCGTTAGTGGATTACTTACTTCAGCTATGTGTACTTTTGTTTGAAAGCGGTTCCTTGAAATTGTATGTTCTGGAAAATTGACTATGATGTTTCTTTTTTATTCTGGCAGGAATCGATGGCACTGGGTGGGGACTCATTTTACACCACGAATCCCTTGGGAAGTTAGTTTTCGTTTACTTTAGAATTGTATATGTACATATCGTGCATACCCTCATATGCTTACTGACATTCCCATATTAACATTGCACTGTATCTAAGCACTACTACTTCACACCATTCTTAAGGTTGTCATGCCTGTAAAATATCTTTTTGTGTCAGGGAAAAGTTTCAGTCAGTACTTTATAGTGTATTGTTTTAAGATTTTAATTCTGTGATGCAAATGCAGGGTTTTTGATGTTAGGTGTTTGCATATTCCAGTTAATGATCGCACAGCACTTGAAGGTAGTCATCCATACAGATTTTTCTTTTTGCTAATATCAGCGTTTGCCGCGTATTGAATTTTTCATTTGTAGTTGTTTATTGAGACCTTTATCTATGTGATCATGTTGATATTCTCATTATTGTGTTGCTCATGTTTTGTGATTGGGCGCTTTTCCTGTCCAAAGGCCTTTTGGAAATCATTGAAAATGCTGTAAGGATTGAGCATGCTTCATTCCCAAATAGACCGGTTTACTTAGTTGGGGATTCTTTGGGAGGATGCTTAGCACTTGCCGTAGCTGCTTGTAACCCTACTATTGATCTAGTACTCATATTATCCAATCCATGTAAGTTTCTGAAAAAGGATTAATATTTATTTCAACAAAATCTCGCACGACGCTAAAATGTGATATGAACTGTGGTTTTCTTGTGGTTTAGCAACGTCATTTGCAGGTCTCCATATTACATTTCCTTATCTTTTTAGCATCATTATGGGTACTCCATTTCTATGTTTGTTTGATTCCTTAAAGAAATAACCTCTCTTGAGAAATTTTACAGTAGTGCAATTATGTTCGTCTTCATTGCTTCAGGAAACCCAATAAAGATTTTGACAGCCAACGTAGAAAATGAGCTCCTTCCTACACAAACACTAGAGCAAATGCTTGGAAACCTCAATGCTTTATTACCGCAAATATCGGTAAGAATAACTTTCAATGGAGGTTTAGTTCCTGAACTCAATCGGAGTTAATCGATCCATGCATCATCTCCTGCAGGGTCTGGAGGATATAATGCCAAAGGAAACACTTTTGTGGAAATTAAAGCTGCTTAAATCTGCTGCGGATTTTGCTAATTCTCGGTTACATGCCGTTAGAGCCGAAGTACTAGTGCTTGCTAGGTACCTCATTATATAATTTTGAGATGGATAGTTCTGAGATGTTCATTTCTTCGAATCCCTTATAAAAGACATTGTGCGCTTTTAACAGATTAGTTAACATTCTTTTTGCATTTTAGTGGAAAAGATAATCTGTTACCAAGTGAAGATGAAGCCCGACGGCTTTGGGTCTCATTAAAGAACTGCAAGGTTCGGCATTTTAAGGACAACGGTCACACCCTTCTATTGGTATGTATCTTAAATTTGATTAAACTCTTGTCAGCACTGCTAAAAGTTTCAGGCAAACAACCATCAATATTCGTTCTAACGCGTAGCTTCCTTGAATTTGTGCAGGACGATGGTCTAAACATGTTGTCTTTCATTAAAGCTACACACATGTATCGTCATTCTAAAACATATGATTATGTCTCAGATTTTATCCCACTTAGTAACTCAGAGCTTAAGAACGTGTATCTGCCATGGCTTTCGTAAGTAACTTATGTTATCATACGACAGACTATAATGATTAGTTTTGTATCTTATCAGCTTATTGACTGCAGGGTGTTAAACACAGCTACCAGTCCAGTTTTGCTTTCTACTTTGAAAGATGGCAACATTGTGAGGGGTCTAGGAGGGATTCCTAATAAAGGTCCTGTCCTCCTAGTAGGTTATCATATGTTGATGGGACTTGAACTGACTCAATTTTCCACAGAATTCTGGAGGGAGAAAAAAACTCCACTTCGCGGTCTTGCACACCCGATGTTGTTTTCTCCAAATAACGAAACTTCACTAAACGAGTTTTCTTTTTACGACTTTATAGCCATTCTCGGTGCAGTACCTGTCTCACCAAGAAACTTTTACAGATTACTATCCAACAACTCATTTATTCTTCTTTATCCTGGTGGTGCACGATTGAAATATCGTTTTTAGATTATTTTCTTTTTGCGATTTAGTTGTTTTCCATTTTTTATATGCTATCTTCTGAATATCTTTGCAGGGTGAGGAATATAAGTGTTTTTGGCCAGACCAGCCTGAATTTGTAAGAATGGCAGCCAAGTTTGGGGCCACAATCATTCCATTTGGAGTTGTTGGAGAAGATGATATAACCCAAGTAAGCATTTCCTTCGTTACGAAATTGCAGTCCTCTAAGAAATTTTATGTATTTCATTGACGTTGATATGTCTGTCTCTAAATACTTGCAGTATGTTTTGGATTATGATGATCAAATGAAAATTCCGTTCCTACGAGACATCATAAACGAGGCCAATCGAGATATTCGAAATATAAGGTATTACGTCGAGTATATATGTTTGTTTACTTAGTTAATTCTCATTTTGTTGAATGAGTAGAAATAACTTCTGTTGTTGTAATCCTGTCATGGTTAATAGAGTTGATGCAAAGGGGGAGGTTGCGAAACAGGACATGTTCGTTCCAGGCGTTCTGGCAAAGATACCAGGACGGTTTTATTACCTATTTGgaaaaccaattgaaacaaaagggATGGAAGAAGAAATGAAAGACAAAGACAATGCAAATGCAATGTACTTGAAGATAAAATCAGGGGTAGAGTACTTATTGTCATATCTGTTGGAGAAAAGAGAAAAG
This genomic stretch from Papaver somniferum cultivar HN1 chromosome 5, ASM357369v1, whole genome shotgun sequence harbors:
- the LOC113279838 gene encoding acyltransferase-like protein At1g54570, chloroplastic, giving the protein MALMVTFFTSSTLNSSFVSIIPTSKVQVEARFRTFIAKSISSSTSDSQGINRPFFNEYGRICHITDEKKSKVTKSSKDLEALWDDGYGTRSVQDYLDMSREMVKETDGGPPRWFCPVECGNPIKDSPVLLFLPGIDGTGWGLILHHESLGKVFDVRCLHIPVNDRTALEGLLEIIENAVRIEHASFPNRPVYLVGDSLGGCLALAVAACNPTIDLVLILSNPSTSFAGLHITFPYLFSIIMGNPIKILTANVENELLPTQTLEQMLGNLNALLPQISGLEDIMPKETLLWKLKLLKSAADFANSRLHAVRAEVLVLASGKDNLLPSEDEARRLWVSLKNCKVRHFKDNGHTLLLDDGLNMLSFIKATHMYRHSKTYDYVSDFIPLSNSELKNVYLPWLSVLNTATSPVLLSTLKDGNIVRGLGGIPNKGPVLLVGYHMLMGLELTQFSTEFWREKKTPLRGLAHPMLFSPNNETSLNEFSFYDFIAILGAVPVSPRNFYRLLSNNSFILLYPGGARLKYRGEEYKCFWPDQPEFVRMAAKFGATIIPFGVVGEDDITQYVLDYDDQMKIPFLRDIINEANRDIRNIRVDAKGEVAKQDMFVPGVLAKIPGRFYYLFGKPIETKGMEEEMKDKDNANAMYLKIKSGVEYLLSYLLEKREKDPYRGIVERTIYKAMKGPSDHVPTFEL